The Gallus gallus isolate bGalGal1 chromosome 5, bGalGal1.mat.broiler.GRCg7b, whole genome shotgun sequence region AATACTGACATAAATAGTGACATTCCCAGTTGAAAAATATAACCAAAGCATAATCCAAGAACTCTCATTGCACAGAATTAGGTTCAGAAACCTACGGAAGATGTTCTTGAGAGgacaaaaagaagcaattttacTAGGATCAAAAGACAACCTCAAGCTTATGCCATGTATATTCTACGTATGCCCCCAAGTGGAGATAAGAAGTTACTGCTAAGGAAAGTGAAAATCAATTCCTACCACTCCATTTACAGAAAGAAGCTGGTCTCCACGTTTCAGGCCTCCATGCCTATCAGCTATACCACCAGGGATAATTCGGGAGATATAGATCGGAGAATTTTGTTCTTTGCCTCCCATGATGTTGAATCCAAGACCTTCTTCGGTTTTTGGCAGTTCAACCACTCTGGGATGCGAATGACCTTCACTTGCAGCAAATGCTGCTACAGTGGCCTGTAAGAAATAAGATCTTCCTATTTACATGAATATAAACTCCTTAGCTTGACACAGTGAGCAGgttgaaaaattacttttatctCGAAGTGCTAAAATATTAAGACAAATCAGATTAATTTCCTACACAACATTAGTATAAAAATTTAGAActcaaagaataaaatataaatggaaGGAGCTTAAAAATAATATCTTTTGTTACACTTTTTAATGACCTCATATGCTTATCCATTGGATCGAACATCTAGATAATacacttctgaattttaaatacCTTTCCTATGCTTCTAAAGTAACAAACTACTGCATTTTACTCTTGGCATTTACCTTTGCTGTTGCATTAGCTCTCACTTCTGGGCTACTGCTGATATCCACAGTTTCATACACATGTTCATACACCTTTAAAGACAAGACAATTTAAGTAAGCATTGTggaaacagttatttttctgcttaggTAACATAACAATCAGTTACAACTTAAAATTGCataagtaaaaaaaaccaaacacctctAACAAATGACTCCCTGATGCACTGCAAGGTGCTAAGTAAGAATCTATCATACTATGAAGAAATAACTCTCTCAGTATCTTTACTGCTCAGTTAAACTGCACACATTCTAGGTCTCAACCCAAATCCTCTTCCTTGGTAAACATACAGACTTCACCATGACATCTGACAGCAGATATGGGTGACTACCTTCTCGTATTTGATTCAATCTGGGGCTTTTCCATAAGGatgcatgaaaaaaatcacGCAACAGTGGTTCTTCAAAGCTCACCCAACAATCAAGTCCTCCccttaaaaatctgtattttccttCACCTGATGCAACTGACTGAAtatctaaagaaaagaaaagctattgAAAATGCAAAGGCCACAAGAATACTAATGCTAAGTGGGTAAGTGATAGCTAGCCCAACAAACACAGTCCTTCATAAGATAAAAACATCAAGAGGACTTCCATGTCTACAAACAGATCTTGCAAATCATTGCAGGTATTAtcagcagtggcagcaccatcaccaccaccaacagGAGGACACATTCAATCATCTCAAATCTCTGAAAGAGCATCTGGAATGAAGATGAGGTGTGCAAAGCTATGATGCCAATCTAGGTTAAAAGAAGAGGCAACTTAGACTTTGCCCATTCTTACCAGCCAACGGGATAACAACAGGGTATTAGCTGCCAGCAAGGGAAAACTCTCAAAATAACCTCCAAGGAGCAATTCGTTTCTGATCCATTATTTAATACAGTACACCTATACTACcctaaattgttttcttctcaacttgtaaaaaataagtctttttcttttaagctccATAAGTGAAATTCactttaatgaagaaaaaagtgttattgcattgaacatttttaaaactacCACTTTTAATGCAAGCTAATTGTTTACACAGTTAACTTACCTCCCTTACAGCATTACAGAATTCACTTTGAAGGACCCTTTGCAAAGCCTGTAGTTTCTGTGGTGGCACTTCTCCACTTCTCTGTAATTTTTCCAGCAACTCAATTGCTCTGCaaatatcttcagaaaaaaaataaagcactcaTAATAAGGAAAGCCTGAAAAGATCCTAccagtggttttgtttgcttttgttttttaaactaagtTAATGCAGTAGTCTGTGTGCGCTTGTGTACACCTTAGTGTACACAATACACAAtagtttcatttcttccataCCACAACATATCAACAAAATATTACAATAAAACaccttattttcagaaagacagCAATGCAGCCTTCTGAATATCTGGAGGCAACACAACcacatctgtattttaaataatttcatttttccttgaaatcaggctgaaatatttctttgataATAAATACTAGCAATGTTTTGCATGCATAAAACTTCATAATTTATGTAACGCATGGCTATCATTTTGTTAAAGCCATCTATAGTATTGTCAAGCATGCTAACACTCCTACATTCAAAAACTAGTTTATCAGAAATACACCCAATGCTTTCCCTACAAATAAGGCCAACTCGGGCACAAGTAGTCTGTAATATTATTAATTGGATGCTAAACAGCAGCTGGAATCATAAAAACTCGATTAAACCTCATATCAGGTTGAAAATACTTCCTTACTCCCTCCACCTACAGTGTGTCTAATTTATCAAAGCACTAGGAAAAAGAACCCAAACTCCTCAGTGATCACTGCTGAGTGTTCTGTAGTCAAGAATCCCAAACCCaatattttttcccagtttcttGACATTTCCTGAAAGATCATACTGTCAGTGAAACCAAAATCTCATCTGAAGAATTTGATTTCAGACCAGTACCAATCAAGATGGGCATCAAACATGACATCAAAGCTATGTGACAttctgcaggcagctcttcaaGAGGAGAAAGGATTAATATTCCTCACTTGCATTTGTAGAGTGACCATTCTTCTGAATCACATAAGTCCTTGAACAGTCTCTCAGAAAAGCAGATAGACATTGTGGCCTTCATTATCACAAAGGCACACAAAAGTAGTGATTAATTTACTGCATAAATAAGGCATAGGTCATTTTAGAAGATAATGAAGCCTGGAACACGATTACATCCTAAATGCATTACTTCCCTTTTTCCATAATTAACCTTCAGGGAATCATTTTTCATGTGAAACATCTTCTGTGCTGCCATAATGCCACTAAATAGACAAGCAACAACCACAAACTTCAAGACCACAAACGTGTAAGAGAGAAGTTGTAACAACCAATGTCCATCCTGTTATGTTCTGAAATTAAGGTGCACTGACAGAAGACAACCCACAGTTCATGCTGCTGACTCTTACAGACACCAATAGCAGCTCGTAGTGTCAATTAAAGATGGTATAACATAACTTCTTGAACTGGTCATCCACTAGCACAGTTAAAGCTGTGTTTGTATCACAGACTGGATGTGAATCATTCATGGAACAGCACCCAAATATTACAGCTGCAGTCACACATGTTGGTTCACATGAGAGCTCAAGCTCATCTCCATTACTTGGGAAGCATTTTCTAGTTTTTAAGAGGATCAGGTATCTAAAGCAAATAGGTATCACAACTGAAACACTAGCTGTTACTAACTCCAAGTCTACAGTATTTGCCGCATATCTGTTATTTGTACAAaaagtacaaaatgaaaaaaatggttttgatttCCTAATACACATTTGGCATTGTATTTAGCTCACAAAACATTTTGTGAAATGAATGGTAGCATAGGTGTGATTCTTAATTTTTCCTATCTTAATTATGTAAATCCATAAATATGCTCAGTAAACCCTACATTCAGCATCAATAGTACAAACTCTCTTTAATCTCATGAAGTCTCGCACTGAACAGCTTGAAGTAGAATGATCAACaaatggaaggaagaagctgtTCACATCCTTTGGCAATAGCAGCAGTTCCAATCCTGCAACACTCCATATATTCACGAAAAGTCTGCTAAGTATGTAAATTACAATACAACTATCAAATACAGATGTTTGCAGACAAATGACTGTTTCAGGCATACGAAGAGCACGATTCTACACAGCAGCTCTCATGGTCTGTGGTCTATGAATCATGTTAAGCTGTGATGTGTATGAAGTTACCTAACAGTTTGATTAGAACACTgtaagaaattttaaaagtgACAGAAGTCTACTAATCAAAAAAGTAGCTGCAGTAACCAGCACTCAAGAACTCCactcacttatttttcttcttttataacCTCAATGCCTTCTCAATAAACTGAACATAGTTCCTACCCAGGTCTCCTAAGAGCTGAATTCTTTAACTATGCAGCCTTTTGTAGCCTAAGGTAAAATTCGCTAGTTTGGGAATCAGCTATCTTTCAGAAAGCACAGACAAAGAGCACAGAATCAGTTTGTCAAGAGGTACTGAGAATACACATAGGTTGGACATGAAGTGGATTCCTGCTAGATGAAACTAACACAgaatatgcatttatttattaaaaaaaaaaaaagctgtcagatCAAAGGACTGAATTACTGATGTAAAAACCCAAAGCAGTTTTTACAGCTGTGCACGGAAAAGGAAGATGGTTGACTACCCTGTCGACAAAGCCTGCTTCCTCATGAGCTATACTCAGAATGTCATCAGCTGAAAGCTGTCCTCCTCACAGAATTACCATTACCAGACACAGACATGAGTTCTGTTCCCGTGAGGAATTTCAAGAAGGAACATATAGATAAATCCAGAagtaagcaattaaaaaaaaaatctcatcataAACCATCACACAActgaaaatttttcttttaatcttttcagcatttttagaTCAACTCTtcaagtttttggtttttttttttctgttgtttgttgttttttggggggggggggggaggagggaactTTTTTATGGGTAATTGCAGGATAATCATTTTAAGtcttgaaaggaaaatgcatttaaactaaaacagtgtgatggaaaaagaaaatacagcaacagTGAGATGACACCACTCCATGGTTTGATGTGTGAACAAAGCACAGGGGAAAACAGCATCCTCACAAACACTCCTGAGGAACCACTTCTGCTGCTTGTGTTCAAATAGCCTAAGGTATGCATAGATTTACTACACATCACTACCAAACTGTAAGAATAATTTGTAAGTGTTCAACATTGTTACATGCCTGCACATCAATACATTTGGGTAGTGGTTTTGTGTGATGAAGCTTGGAAGAAGGAACAGATGGGAAgaattttcaatttaaaatggTAATCATTTTAAATCAGCACATTTTCTACACTAGTCTTTATATGCTATATGCCAGCAACATTAGCGATGTTCATTTTTGAGCTGAAAATGATTCAACGTAACGATGCCTGCAGTCAACCCCATACGATTACCCAGCAGTTGTTTAGTTCTGTAAATAAAGCTCTTCCTTTTGCAGGCCCATTACATTGTGCtccctttttcttaaaaagaaaaaagaaaagaaaacccttaAGACTAACAGCTGTTTTGTTCCACTGATCCCTACCTAACTCcacagatttgtttgttttcacgGCAAGAGAATAGTCGCAGGGTAATGAGGTGGAGGAAGATGCTGCCTGAGGTTTAACTCTTCGGACTAATCAACTGCCAAAGCAGCTGCCCTAATTACCAAGCTCTGGAGCTGGGTGGGTTGATGAGCTGCCCAGTGGGAAGCAAAGTTCTTACATAAGTCCCTGCTTACAGACCTCTTCTCATGCATCACAAGCGATTTGCTTACAGAGGGGGAAGGAGGGCTGAGCACAAACAGCTGAGTTCTGTGGTAGGCTGCACGTGACAACGCTGTACAAATGGGTTACACATCTACGAAGAGGCACTCCGAGTGGACCCAGAAGAGATGGCAATGAGAAAACACTCAGTTGATCCAAATACCTGCACTCCACATCATCGCTTTCCTTCTCAAACACACTGAAGGCAGTTTACTACTGTCTCCTAAAAGCACTCGATAAAAGACTCCATAGATAAGAGACACAATAGAAAAAGCACACAACTAGGCTTTGTGCCTTATCCGTCTCCCTAGTGGTTGTAGTTACATGCCACACCACACTGACGACACAAATGAGAGTGAGGGCACAACAGAGGTAGGCAGAACTCAAACAAGTATAGAGGGGCTCCTGTACAAGTCCTTTGCCGATGATAAAACAAAATCGGGACCTACTGCTAAGACATAATCTAACATGCTCTACTTAAAGCCATGAATTTAACAGTCCTCCTGACAGAAACGAGCTGGCAGGAAATTCGGGGGCAAGCGCGTCCATGGATACCGACTGAAACTcgaaagaaattaaaaaaaaaaaaaaaaaaagacaaataagcAGGCCCAAAGTCTGCAGAGAAGCACGGAAAGAATCAGGGGcgaaaagaaaaaacagaggaaaagctcATGAAGCATCTGGTGCACGGCACTGCACGCCCCCCAAGGAGGAAGAGTTCCCTTTGCCCGCCGCTGTCTCAGGCCCGCGAAGGCAGCCCGCGGGTTGGAGTCCGGCCCTGGGGCCTGGGCAGCGGGTGAAGCAGCTGGAATCAGGGAGGAGCGCGTATCGGCGGAGAAGAGGGAAACGGGAACCCTACAGCAGAAGTCATACTCACCTCGCTCCAGACGCACCGGCTCACCCAACGCCGCCATCTTGTCCTCGCCGCGGTCCCGCCGGAAGTGACGCAGCCCACACGGAAGAATGAGCGAGGCGCGGTCCCGCCTTGCCTTGGTGTCGCCTGCCATGCatgtcctgtgaggaggagTGGTCGCCGAGTCGATCGGGCTGGTGTAGGATAAATAAAGCAGTCTTGACTAAAGTAGCTACTGTTTGTCGTGTTTCCTCACCGCGACGCGCTCGACCACTCCTACTCCCCATTAACACACAAAAAGCACCGCCTACGGAGCGCATATCTGTTCATGAGCCATGAGTGCCCCTGGAGACAGAATTATATATAAATCCACTTCTCCCCGTGGGAAATGTGGAGCATGTGGTTTGCGTGTCTGTTTGGCACCGGGTTTATCTACGTGTGGGGCTAACACTATATGTAACGTCTGTATTAAATTGGAGATAAGTGACGTACTCAGGCTTTTTCTGGAAGAGAGTAGGAGACCACTTCAGCACATTTATTTATACATTAATTTATTCTACAGGCTTAGCTCTCCGTGTTTGGCTTTGATTTAGTCTGTGCCTGGTGTTTGCAGCTCTGAAAGAGAAGGGTTCTCAACAGGCCTCCAAATGTCAGCTAATGTGATGGTGATGTACTCCCTCCcttctgtgattcattttaaTGCCAGCTCCTTTCAGTTTGAAGGATGCCATGTGTGCTTTTCAATGAAAAGGTCATACGAATGGAATTCTGCAGGTGAACAAAATTAAATCCTCACAGGCTTGTTTCCTGCAAGAAAAAGTGTTTGAGCAGCTGGAAGTGCAGAGTGTTTCTGGAATAAAACCCAGATGATTCTATCACACTGGAGCAAGAATGGCCACTCTGTTACCAGACTGAAATTGTAAATAGCCTGCCCTGACTCCTACAGATGAAACTATGGAAAATAGTCTcgatatggaaaaaaaaaaagtattagtaTTAGGCAATATTTCAAAAATTTAGCCTTGGTAGGAATACAGGTTTGAACGTATCTCTAGGGCAGTATTACTTTGACTTCCATAAAGACCAGAGGTTCAGAAATTGGAGCACTTGCTTTAACTTTCCTCTAGAACTAATGAGCTGGCCAATGGACTGTCATTCAGACTTCACTCCATTGTAAAATATGACATTATGAGTctaagaaaatcagaaaaacagattttatgtAGTACTTCCACTGTCTGCTTCTTAACACTGTCACGCTTAAACCATATTGCTCTAAGAGTATGCTCTGATTTATACTTGTCTGCCCTAGCGAGGCCACAtcttgaatactgtgttcatTTGTGGGcttctcagttcaagaaaggGAACTACTGGAACTTACTTTCTCTGATTATCTTTTATGCAAGAAAAGTTGGTCTTTTCTACATTATAAGTTCTGTGTTTAGCAGGAAAATTAGCAGCATTGTAATCTTGCAAAAGAATTGGGTTGAAGTAACCtcttattcctttttctgttttctttctcttaacaCCTATGATACTCAACCAACTGGAAAatatcagagaaagaaaacttcagtaTAAATTTGACAGGGATGTtctttctgatggaaaaaagcTACAAGTTGACATGTGCACCTTTTCTTTGTCTCCAAGAGAAACCAAAAATGACAGGCTTGTTATTCCAGTGGAAGGAATAGAATTCCAGTGTATGACcacagaggagagaaggaaaacagggcTACAGATGATACAGGAAAAGGATGCGTacacatttaatttttcctttctgaagtaGCATTGTTAATGCAGTGCTGTATTTTTGCAATGAGGTCTAAGTTACAAAGTTAGGCGTTTCTATGATGAAGGTATGTTAGTGCATTCTTGtctttgaaaatagaaaaatgtatttgaatcAAAGAATCATCTGCTGTGTAAGTCAGAAGTATATTTGTGATCCCCCACCTCTGCCCTCCCAAAAAAAGAGAACTGCTGAGTCTGTAGCAAGGCATGGTTTTCTCAAGACAGGTGGATCTGTCTTAAGAAGGTGGATGTTGACAGATTCCGTATGAACAAGATAATTTGTTTGTGCCATCATAGTCAGGAAATCCTTATTCAGTTAAGTGTCTGGAACACAAACAGGTTGCAGAAGTAGAGGGTACTCCTCCCAAATGACTCAGAGAGTGCACAGTGGTGGCTGAGAAtgggaaatcacagaatcatagaatcacaaaggttggaaaagacccacaggatcacccagtccaaccatccacccatcaccaactgttcttactaaaccatgtccctcagcacaacgtccaaatgttccttgaacaccgccagggtcggtgactccaccacctccctgggcagccaattccagtgcctgaccaccctttcagagacgtagtatttcctaacgtccagcctgaacctcccctggcacagtttgaagccattctctctagtcctatcactagtcacacgagagaagaggccgacccccagctcactacaagctcccttcaggtagttatagagagcaataatgtctcccctgagcctcctcttctccaggctgaacaatcccagctccttcagccgctcctcataaggcctgtgctccagacccctcaccagctttgttgcccttctctggacacgcttcagggcctcaatgtctttcatacagtgaggggcccaaaactgaacacagtacccgaggtgcggcctcaccagtgctgagtacagggggacaattacttccctgttcctactggcaacactgtttctgatgcaagccaggatgccaggATGGATGTGAAGGCAATCTGGCTGCGACATCTGTCACCCCATTGATTGCCAGGGTTGATTCAGCTGATCTGGCTGACTTCCCCTTCCTGTCCCCTTCCTCCCTCACTGCTCTATGTGCGTCCCTCCCAAAGCTGCGCGCTCGGTCGAAGAGGACAACCTTCCCTGACAGAGACAGTACCGTTCATCGGTCAAGGGTATATGGTAGCTGTGCTCCCCTGCTAGAACCTCCAAACAAGCTCAGATCTTACCATTAAACTTCAATTGGTGTATTTTGATAAGTATAATGAAATTACTAAGACCCTACTGTCTGCATTGCTCAAGCTTGTGAAATCTGGTAGCAGAGTTACTTTACTTCTGTCTTTGTTGATGAATTAGCctagtgtcatggttttgtaactttgctatattggtattccacatcataacatcatggacaaaagagaagaactatgtatcccagaggacctcacggtcagagaaggaagatacatcacggaagatacgtcatctggttgcctgcagtctttttcactttcgcttgctgccagggagaggagtgggtgtgcttccaagctgtgtgccttcatcaagtagggctttcggtttctgaaactctctctctctctctctctctatcgctcttttgctctctcatTTCAtgtgatttattatccttacttccaattagattgtattatatcgtgtcatcttgcattccaacatcgtagttagtaaaataagttctccttcttagagCATTGccactgctccattttttttttctcgggaagccagAGGGGCCCgtgagcctactgcccccctgtcacgggcacagatctatctagataactccgtgacatcTAGGTGTTAGCAGCTGCACTTTAATGCCACATGAAAGATGGTGCTGTACTCCACAGTATGTGTCAGTAGAACCTCTGGGAGCAAGCACTTCCTGATGATCTTTTATGTATGCGATGACACCAGTGTTGAAGGATTATCAATAATCAAGTGATATAGCCTAAGTCTTCACTGGAAAACAGTTGCATTAGCAgtccaagagaaaatggaaatcaaTTTCCAGCATAAGCTAACTTAGAATGAACATACAGTTCATTTCAGTTCAGAGGTTTTAGTGTATAAAAAGTTAATCTGTAGCCAAATAAGAAGATGAGCTTTCTTTATAAATTAGTAAGGTCTCAATATTTTTATGAGATTGTATCTAATAGCCAGCGCTTCTATTCTAGACAATAGACATAGGTGGATAGGGAATGCAAATATGACAAGACATACCCTACGATTCACTAGGGAAAATGCTGGAAGAGGAGTCGTTCAAGAAACTTTGTTCACTTCCTCTCAGGATTCTGCTCAGGTGCAAGGTTCAGGCTGAAGACTGTCATGAGAAAGAGACTATTTACAACTGTGCAAGCAGTAATTCTCATCAACTTCTCTTGTGGATGTTTTTACTCAAGAATAGCTTTATTTGGTTTAGCTTATACTTTACTGGATGTACTAAATCTATACAAATAAGCCattagaagaattaaaaaagtgCATGTGGATTGCAGATAGCTTTGTCTATGTGCATTTCTATGAGTGTGTAGACTTCTCTCTTACTTATATTGGAAAGTTACTTTTCGTGTATATGACATATACATGGGTATAGTTGTTCTCATGTTAACTAAACTAGTCAATAGTGGTCTTGCAGGTAGGTAGtgttttccttctcatcctTCTAACACTGATTTAGTCACAAAGAGGGACAATACGATtctagaaatatatataaaaaaacacTGTTACACTGTTTTCTAAAGTTTCGTGGTACTCCTAACGTCTTTAAAAGTGTCACAGTGCTAAGTAGCATACATTAAATTTTCATACACAGTTAATACACATCACATACCTGCagcatttatatatgtattttcacaCACATGTGGTCAAGAATCATCTCAAAGCACCTTTAGCATTAGTAGGTATACACTAAGTCCAaactgaaaggattttttttttttttttacttatataGATACCTAGCTAATTGCTGTAAGAAGTATGTATGTGCAGCTACCTCTAAGGGGGAAATAGTAATCATGTAACATAGTAGAGTAATGTGCAGTGAAAAAATAGCTAGATCCCTGCATCAGAATGCAGGATACACTTGAAAAATTGCTGAAGAATCTCTGTTGGCCACAAGGAACAACATCTGCCCTGGAAACCAGAGAAGTGGAATTAACCATGACTTCTATTTATGACTCAGGGCAGTGAAGAGAGTGCAAATtcaattttcatgtttttacgACATCCTTTTGCCTGAGGACTGCAATGTTAAAACAACTTTATTGCTTTAATACCACTgaatttaatcattttaaatcTTTGACAGTTGCATTAGTATTTGCAATTTCAGCTGTACTTTGATTCATTGGCTAGCCCAGAGTGAGTTTCATGGTTTGCCACACACTGGGATTGATTGCTGTTATCCCTGTCAAAAATTCAGAGTTTTATACATATTGAAGAACCTGGTACCTTTTTGGTCATGCACATACTTGcaattttttctgtcttcatatgacagaagagatttttcctttGGTACTTATTGCAGACCATGCATTTTGATTATTATCTCACACATTGGTTGAATAACACGTATAAGGAGTCCAAATTTTTGCTAAGTGCCGCCTAACCTCCatgacaattattttttctgcataaagTGGAACATGAGTTGTTTCCGAATTCTTCTAGTCGCTCCTGACAAATGTAGGAGCAAACAACAGACATATGAGAAAGTTCTGTCGGTTATTCTGCATTTATGGAAAAATGCTAATTATTatcctcctcccctctcctggCCTTTTCTGTagatgaaaatgctttttcttgacAATAAtgctgacaaaagaaaaagagtcaAACTGGGAATTTAATAACATGTCTAAATGCTGATTAAGATTAACActccaaaataattaaatacaactgtctttttgttgttttgttttcccctgacCTCGTAATTGTTCCTTCtcactgaaatttaaaatagcTACAAAAGGCCCCATACAGATAGAGAAGACTCATTTTATTGTATGATGCAGTAAACACACATTGCGTGGAACCCCTTCACCATTACTTTTTAAAGATGGCAGGCTTGTGTCTACCTGTGACAGACAAACaaatttagtcttttttttccccatttttccttttctttaaaatcatagaatggcttggattggaagggaccttaaagatcatctgaatccaacctcctgccatgggcagggttgccaatctggatcaggctgcccagtgtcTCATACAGCCTGGTCTtggaacacctctagggatggggcatccacaacctcgtttgggcagcttgtgccagtgcctcaccaccctctgagtaatgaatttcttcctaacatctaacctaaatcttccctcttttagcttaaatccattccctcttgtcctatcactcttagaccatgtaaaaaaaagtcagtcccGCTCCTGCTTGTTAGTagccttcaagtactggaaggttgcagtgaggtctcccctgagccttagaatcatagaagcaccAAGGTTGATGAACTTCATCCGATTGGTTTCAGCCCAGCGATGCAGCCTGTCCAGATTGCTCATAGGGCCTTCCTATCCCTAGGCAGAGCAACTCTTCCTCCCggcttggtgtcatctacaaacttactgagagtgcactcaatgccctcatccaggccATCAGTGATgatactgaacaggacaggccccgATTCTGACCCTTGGGGAAAACCACTTGTGACCTGTCATCAGCTGgctttaactccattcaccaccactctctgggcccagccattgtatgaatccttctttgttttctggctcaaagcttgcttcctgaggtatttcttgtgataagactctaggagatgagaggtgggtgctgccgtgtggcaatcaacatcactatctggacaatttacatttgaaagcatttctttggagctgtttg contains the following coding sequences:
- the LIN7C gene encoding protein lin-7 homolog C translates to MAALGEPVRLERDICRAIELLEKLQRSGEVPPQKLQALQRVLQSEFCNAVREVYEHVYETVDISSSPEVRANATAKATVAAFAASEGHSHPRVVELPKTEEGLGFNIMGGKEQNSPIYISRIIPGGIADRHGGLKRGDQLLSVNGVSVEGEHHEKAVELLKAAQGKVKLVVRYTPKVLEEMESRFEKMRSAKRRQQN
- the LIN7C gene encoding protein lin-7 homolog C isoform X1; this encodes MMWSADICRAIELLEKLQRSGEVPPQKLQALQRVLQSEFCNAVREVYEHVYETVDISSSPEVRANATAKATVAAFAASEGHSHPRVVELPKTEEGLGFNIMGGKEQNSPIYISRIIPGGIADRHGGLKRGDQLLSVNGVSVEGEHHEKAVELLKAAQGKVKLVVRYTPKVLEEMESRFEKMRSAKRRQQN